A single region of the Gorilla gorilla gorilla isolate KB3781 chromosome 1, NHGRI_mGorGor1-v2.1_pri, whole genome shotgun sequence genome encodes:
- the RORC gene encoding nuclear receptor ROR-gamma isoform X1 produces the protein MWGTGPSAGKDRMSGRPWPHPWSKSGTPSEQDRRATGLVSCEHGGGKFEGQSHQAPGPPGGGRTGCLELLAAKKTHTSQIEVIPCKICGDKSSGIHYGVITCEGCKGFFRRSQRCNAAYSCTRQQNCPIDRTSRNRCQHCRLQKCLALGMSRDAVKFGRMSKKQRDSLHAEVQKQLQQRQQQQQEPVVKTPPAGAQGADTLTYTLGLPDGQLPLGSSPDLPEASACPPGLLKASGSGPSYSNNLAKAGLNGASCHLEYSPERGKAEGRESFYSTGSQLTPDRCGLRFEEHRHPGLGELGQGPDSYGSPSFHSTPEAPYASLTEIEHLVQSVCKSYRETCQLRLEDLLRQRSNIFSREEVTGYQRKSMWEMWERCAHHLTEAIQYVVEFAKRLSGFMELCQNDQIVLLKAGAMEVVLVRMCRAYNADNRTVFFEGKYGGMELFRALGCSELISSIFDFSHSLSALHFSEDEIALYTALVLINAHRPGLQEKRKVEQLQYNLELAFHHHLCKTHRQTILAKLPPKGKLRSLCSQHVERLQIFQHLHPIVVQAAFPPLYKELFSTETESPVGLSK, from the exons ATGTGGGGCACTGGGCCATCAGCAGGGAAGGACAGAATGTCAGGCCGTCCTTGGCCCCATCCATGGTCCAAGTCAGGAACCCCCTCAGAGCAGGATCGCAGGGCCACAGGCTTGGTCAGCTGTGAGCATGGAGGAGGAAAGTTTGAGGGCCAGAGCCACCAAGCTCCAGGGCCACCTGGTGGAGGAAGAACTGGCTGCCTGG AGCTGCTGGCTGCAAAGAAGACCCACACCT cACAAATTGAAGTGATCCCTTGCAAAATCTGTGGGGACAAGTCGTCTGGGATCCACTACGGGGTTATCACCTGTGAGGGGTGCAAG GGCTTCTTCCGCCGGAGCCAGCGCTGTAACGCGGCCTACTCCTGCACCCGTCAGCAGAACTGCCCCATCGACCGCACCAGCCGAAACCGATGCCAGCACTGCCGCCTGCAGAAATGCCTGGCGCTGGGCATGTCCCGAGATG CTGTCAAGTTCGGCCGCATGTCCAAGAAGCAGAGGGACAGCCTGCATGCAGAAGTGCAGAAACAGCTGCAGCAGCGgcaacagcagcaacaggaaCCAGTGGTCAAGACCCCTCCAGCAGGGGCCCAAGGAGCAGATACCCTCACCTACACCTTGGGGCTCCCAGACGGGCAACTGCCCCTGGGCTCCTCGCCTGACCTGCCTGAGGCTTCTGCCTGTCCCCCTGGCCTCCTGAAAGCCTCAGGCTCTGGGCCCTCATATTCCAACAACTTGGCCAAGGCAGGGCTCAATGGGGCCTCATGCCACCTTGAATACAGCCCTGAGCGGGGCAAGGCTGAGGGCAGAGAGAGCTTCTATAGCACAGGCAGCCAGCTGACCCCTGACCGATGTGGACTTCGTTTTGAGGAACACAGGCATCCTGGGCTTGGGGAACTGGGACAGGGCCCAGACAGCTACGGCAGCCCCAGTTTCCACAGCACACCGGAGGCACCCTATGCCTCCCTGACAGAGATAG AGCACCTGGTGCAGAGCGTCTGCAAGTCCTACAGGGAGACATGCCAGCTGCGGCTGGAGGACCTGCTGCGGCAGCGCTCCAACATCTTCTCCCGGGAGGAAGTGACTGGCTACCAGAGGAAG tCCATGTGGGAGATGTGGGAACGCTGTGCCCACCACCTCACCGAGGCCATTCAGTACGTGGTGGAGTTCGCCAAGAGGCTCTCAGGCTTTATGGAGCTCTGCCAGAATGACCAGATTGTGCTTCTCAAAGCAG GAGCAATGGAAGTGGTGCTGGTTAGGATGTGCCGGGCCTACAATGCTGACAACCGCACGGTCTTTTTTGAAGGCAAATACGGTGGCATGGAGCTGTTCCGAGCCTTGG GCTGCAGCGAGCTCATCAGCTCCATCTTTGACTTCTCCCACTCCCTAAGTGCCTTGCACTTTTCCGAGGATGAGATTGCCCTCTACACAGCCCTTGTTCTCATCAATGCCC ACCGGCCAGGGCtccaagagaaaaggaaagtagaACAGCTGCAGTACAATCTGGAGCTGGCCTTTCATCATCATCTCTGCAAGACTCATCGCCAAACCATCCTGGCAAAG CTGCCACCCAAGGGGAAGCTTCGGAGCCTGTGTAGCCAGCATGTGGAAAGGCTGCAGATCTTCCAGCACCTCCACCCCATCGTGGTCCAAGCCGCTTTCCCTCCACTCTACAAGGAGCTCTTCAGCACTGAAACCGAGTCACCTGTGGGGCTGTCCAAGTGA
- the RORC gene encoding nuclear receptor ROR-gamma isoform X3, which produces MDRAPQRQHRASRELLAAKKTHTSQIEVIPCKICGDKSSGIHYGVITCEGCKGFFRRSQRCNAAYSCTRQQNCPIDRTSRNRCQHCRLQKCLALGMSRDAVKFGRMSKKQRDSLHAEVQKQLQQRQQQQQEPVVKTPPAGAQGADTLTYTLGLPDGQLPLGSSPDLPEASACPPGLLKASGSGPSYSNNLAKAGLNGASCHLEYSPERGKAEGRESFYSTGSQLTPDRCGLRFEEHRHPGLGELGQGPDSYGSPSFHSTPEAPYASLTEIEHLVQSVCKSYRETCQLRLEDLLRQRSNIFSREEVTGYQRKSMWEMWERCAHHLTEAIQYVVEFAKRLSGFMELCQNDQIVLLKAGAMEVVLVRMCRAYNADNRTVFFEGKYGGMELFRALGCSELISSIFDFSHSLSALHFSEDEIALYTALVLINAHRPGLQEKRKVEQLQYNLELAFHHHLCKTHRQTILAKALWKDTEIWSLPPPRDFNLV; this is translated from the exons ATGGACAGGGCCCCACAGAGACAGCACCGAGCCTCACGGG AGCTGCTGGCTGCAAAGAAGACCCACACCT cACAAATTGAAGTGATCCCTTGCAAAATCTGTGGGGACAAGTCGTCTGGGATCCACTACGGGGTTATCACCTGTGAGGGGTGCAAG GGCTTCTTCCGCCGGAGCCAGCGCTGTAACGCGGCCTACTCCTGCACCCGTCAGCAGAACTGCCCCATCGACCGCACCAGCCGAAACCGATGCCAGCACTGCCGCCTGCAGAAATGCCTGGCGCTGGGCATGTCCCGAGATG CTGTCAAGTTCGGCCGCATGTCCAAGAAGCAGAGGGACAGCCTGCATGCAGAAGTGCAGAAACAGCTGCAGCAGCGgcaacagcagcaacaggaaCCAGTGGTCAAGACCCCTCCAGCAGGGGCCCAAGGAGCAGATACCCTCACCTACACCTTGGGGCTCCCAGACGGGCAACTGCCCCTGGGCTCCTCGCCTGACCTGCCTGAGGCTTCTGCCTGTCCCCCTGGCCTCCTGAAAGCCTCAGGCTCTGGGCCCTCATATTCCAACAACTTGGCCAAGGCAGGGCTCAATGGGGCCTCATGCCACCTTGAATACAGCCCTGAGCGGGGCAAGGCTGAGGGCAGAGAGAGCTTCTATAGCACAGGCAGCCAGCTGACCCCTGACCGATGTGGACTTCGTTTTGAGGAACACAGGCATCCTGGGCTTGGGGAACTGGGACAGGGCCCAGACAGCTACGGCAGCCCCAGTTTCCACAGCACACCGGAGGCACCCTATGCCTCCCTGACAGAGATAG AGCACCTGGTGCAGAGCGTCTGCAAGTCCTACAGGGAGACATGCCAGCTGCGGCTGGAGGACCTGCTGCGGCAGCGCTCCAACATCTTCTCCCGGGAGGAAGTGACTGGCTACCAGAGGAAG tCCATGTGGGAGATGTGGGAACGCTGTGCCCACCACCTCACCGAGGCCATTCAGTACGTGGTGGAGTTCGCCAAGAGGCTCTCAGGCTTTATGGAGCTCTGCCAGAATGACCAGATTGTGCTTCTCAAAGCAG GAGCAATGGAAGTGGTGCTGGTTAGGATGTGCCGGGCCTACAATGCTGACAACCGCACGGTCTTTTTTGAAGGCAAATACGGTGGCATGGAGCTGTTCCGAGCCTTGG GCTGCAGCGAGCTCATCAGCTCCATCTTTGACTTCTCCCACTCCCTAAGTGCCTTGCACTTTTCCGAGGATGAGATTGCCCTCTACACAGCCCTTGTTCTCATCAATGCCC ACCGGCCAGGGCtccaagagaaaaggaaagtagaACAGCTGCAGTACAATCTGGAGCTGGCCTTTCATCATCATCTCTGCAAGACTCATCGCCAAACCATCCTGGCAAAG GCACTGTGGAAAGACACGGAGATTTGGTCGCTGCCCCCACCAAGAGATTTTAATCTGGTATGA
- the RORC gene encoding nuclear receptor ROR-gamma isoform X2 has protein sequence MDRAPQRQHRASRELLAAKKTHTSQIEVIPCKICGDKSSGIHYGVITCEGCKGFFRRSQRCNAAYSCTRQQNCPIDRTSRNRCQHCRLQKCLALGMSRDAVKFGRMSKKQRDSLHAEVQKQLQQRQQQQQEPVVKTPPAGAQGADTLTYTLGLPDGQLPLGSSPDLPEASACPPGLLKASGSGPSYSNNLAKAGLNGASCHLEYSPERGKAEGRESFYSTGSQLTPDRCGLRFEEHRHPGLGELGQGPDSYGSPSFHSTPEAPYASLTEIEHLVQSVCKSYRETCQLRLEDLLRQRSNIFSREEVTGYQRKSMWEMWERCAHHLTEAIQYVVEFAKRLSGFMELCQNDQIVLLKAGAMEVVLVRMCRAYNADNRTVFFEGKYGGMELFRALGCSELISSIFDFSHSLSALHFSEDEIALYTALVLINAHRPGLQEKRKVEQLQYNLELAFHHHLCKTHRQTILAKLPPKGKLRSLCSQHVERLQIFQHLHPIVVQAAFPPLYKELFSTETESPVGLSK, from the exons ATGGACAGGGCCCCACAGAGACAGCACCGAGCCTCACGGG AGCTGCTGGCTGCAAAGAAGACCCACACCT cACAAATTGAAGTGATCCCTTGCAAAATCTGTGGGGACAAGTCGTCTGGGATCCACTACGGGGTTATCACCTGTGAGGGGTGCAAG GGCTTCTTCCGCCGGAGCCAGCGCTGTAACGCGGCCTACTCCTGCACCCGTCAGCAGAACTGCCCCATCGACCGCACCAGCCGAAACCGATGCCAGCACTGCCGCCTGCAGAAATGCCTGGCGCTGGGCATGTCCCGAGATG CTGTCAAGTTCGGCCGCATGTCCAAGAAGCAGAGGGACAGCCTGCATGCAGAAGTGCAGAAACAGCTGCAGCAGCGgcaacagcagcaacaggaaCCAGTGGTCAAGACCCCTCCAGCAGGGGCCCAAGGAGCAGATACCCTCACCTACACCTTGGGGCTCCCAGACGGGCAACTGCCCCTGGGCTCCTCGCCTGACCTGCCTGAGGCTTCTGCCTGTCCCCCTGGCCTCCTGAAAGCCTCAGGCTCTGGGCCCTCATATTCCAACAACTTGGCCAAGGCAGGGCTCAATGGGGCCTCATGCCACCTTGAATACAGCCCTGAGCGGGGCAAGGCTGAGGGCAGAGAGAGCTTCTATAGCACAGGCAGCCAGCTGACCCCTGACCGATGTGGACTTCGTTTTGAGGAACACAGGCATCCTGGGCTTGGGGAACTGGGACAGGGCCCAGACAGCTACGGCAGCCCCAGTTTCCACAGCACACCGGAGGCACCCTATGCCTCCCTGACAGAGATAG AGCACCTGGTGCAGAGCGTCTGCAAGTCCTACAGGGAGACATGCCAGCTGCGGCTGGAGGACCTGCTGCGGCAGCGCTCCAACATCTTCTCCCGGGAGGAAGTGACTGGCTACCAGAGGAAG tCCATGTGGGAGATGTGGGAACGCTGTGCCCACCACCTCACCGAGGCCATTCAGTACGTGGTGGAGTTCGCCAAGAGGCTCTCAGGCTTTATGGAGCTCTGCCAGAATGACCAGATTGTGCTTCTCAAAGCAG GAGCAATGGAAGTGGTGCTGGTTAGGATGTGCCGGGCCTACAATGCTGACAACCGCACGGTCTTTTTTGAAGGCAAATACGGTGGCATGGAGCTGTTCCGAGCCTTGG GCTGCAGCGAGCTCATCAGCTCCATCTTTGACTTCTCCCACTCCCTAAGTGCCTTGCACTTTTCCGAGGATGAGATTGCCCTCTACACAGCCCTTGTTCTCATCAATGCCC ACCGGCCAGGGCtccaagagaaaaggaaagtagaACAGCTGCAGTACAATCTGGAGCTGGCCTTTCATCATCATCTCTGCAAGACTCATCGCCAAACCATCCTGGCAAAG CTGCCACCCAAGGGGAAGCTTCGGAGCCTGTGTAGCCAGCATGTGGAAAGGCTGCAGATCTTCCAGCACCTCCACCCCATCGTGGTCCAAGCCGCTTTCCCTCCACTCTACAAGGAGCTCTTCAGCACTGAAACCGAGTCACCTGTGGGGCTGTCCAAGTGA